The Thalassolituus oleivorans MIL-1 genome includes the window TTCACCCTGAAACTCCTCCGCAACAACCATATGAAAGCTATTAGAGCCGAGATCTACTGCTGCCATTAACTCCCGTGGCGCATCGGGTGAAGATGTCATATTCATGCGTTGACTTGAAATTCTCGTGATAACCCATATCTATAGGAGAATATGCAGGCCAATCGGCGCTACGTCCAGTACAGAATCCAATTGATTCCATATCACTGCGGCGTACAATGCGGGTTTGCTATCTTTGATATCCACAGGGGAAATACACTCATGAGCGACAACATTCTGACCGTAACAGACGATTCTTTTGACGCCGACGTACTAGGCTCTGACTTGCCAGTACTGGTGGACTTCTGGGCAGAGTGGTGCGGCCCATGCAAAATGATTGCTCCTGTTTTGGAAGAAATCGCTGAAGAATATGCTGGCAAACTTAAGATTGCTAAGCTGAACATCGATCAAAACGAAGCGACTGCGCCTAAGTTTGGTATTCGCAGCATTCCAACCTTAATTCTATTTAAGAACGGCGCTGCTGAAGCAACTAAAATCGGTGCAATGAGCAAATCTGAGCTAGTTGCCTTCATCGAACAAGCGATCTAAATAGGCCGATTGTCGATTAACCACACAAAAAGGCAAAATACTTCGCCTTTTTGTGTGGACATGCCATTTTAATATGTCTATATTGCTTAACGCATCTACGAATGACATCGTCATTTATTATCTCGTTCGAAGATGTCTGCATGGCGGTTCTGCCAGTGCCTCCTTCTTTTGATTTCTTATCAAATTCCAATAACACTGCAATAAAAATCCCTTATGAATCTTTCTGATCTAAAACTGAAATCCGTTCCCGAACTTCTCGACATTGCGCGAGAAATGAATTTAGAGAACGTAAGCCGTACCCGTAAACAAGACATCATTTTCGCCGTACTGAAACATCACGCTAAAAGTGGTGAAGACATCTATGGCGACGGCGTTCTAGAAATCCTGCAAGACGGTTTCGGATTTCTACGTAGTGCTAACAGCTCTTACTTAGCAGGGCCGGATGATATTTATGTATCACCGAGCCAGATTCGTCGCTTTAACTTGCGTAAAGGTGACAAAATTGCCGGTAAGATACGTCCGCCAAAAGAAGGTGAACGTTATTTTGCCATGCTTAAAGTCGCTGAAATCAACGACGACAAGCCGGAAAATGCTAAAAACAAAGTTCTGTTCGAGAACTTAACGCCGTTGTTTCCAAACGAGCGCTTCATCCTAGAGACCGGCAACGGCTCCACAGAAGATTTGTCTTCGCGTGTATTGGATCTAGTCGCGCCGATTGGTAAAGGCCAACGTGGTTTGATCGTAGCACCGCCGAAAGCCGGTAAAACCATGCTACTGCAAACTATCGCTCAAGCCATCACTCGCAATTCTCCAGATGTTGAATTGATCGTACTTCTAATCGACGAACGTCCTGAAGAAGTAACCGAGATGAAACGCTCTGTACGTGGCGAAGTGGTTGCATCTACGTTCGATGAGCCACCAGCACGTCACGTTCAAGTGGCTGAAATGGTTATCGAAAAAGCGAAACGTTTGGTTGAACATAAGCGTGACGTCGTGATTCTTCTCGATTCAGTAACGCGTCTAGCACGTGCTTACAACACAGTGATCCCATCGTCCGGTAAAGTACTGACTGGTGGTGTTGATGCCAACGCACTAGAAAAACCAAAACGTTTCTTTGGTGCGGCTCGTAATATCGAAGAAGGCGGTTCATTAACCATTATTGCTACGGCATTGGTGGATACCGGCTCTAAGATGGATGAAGTGATCTACGAAGAATTTAAAGGTACTGGTAACCAAGAGTTGCATCTTGATCGTAAGATCGCTGAAAAGCGCATCTACCCAGCGATCAACATTCGTCGTTCTGGTACTCGTCGCGAAGACATGCTGTTTGATGAAGCGGCATTGCAACGCCTATGGATTCTGCGCCGTCTGCTTTCAGAAATGGAAGATGTCCAAGGTATCGAGTTTTTGCTTGATAAGCTGCGTCAGACCAAAACCAACGATGACTTCTTCGACTCCATGCGTGGTGGCAAGTAAGTATCTTTGGAACATAAAAAAACCGCCAAAAGGCGGTTTTTTTATAACTTAAATCTAGCGAGCGTTGATATAAGCTTGTTCGCTAACGGCGTGATACGCCTTCACTTTATCGCGATAGCTAGAGAACGATTCATACACCTTAGCTGACATAGGGTCACCAGCAGCGACTTCCGCCACAACCTCATGAGATAGAGCTTTTAATGTCTGCAATACATCGGCAGGGAATGGGCGCACATCGACATGATGTTTTTCTATTAACTCAACCAAAGCACTTTGATTGCGGGTGGTGTATTCAGCCAGCATGTCATCATTTACCGCTTTAGCGGCAACACGAACAATGGCTTGCAGATCGGCTGGTAAAGTCGCGTAGGCGTCTTTATTGATTAAAAACTCCATCATAGAGCCCGGCTCATGCCAGCCTGGATAATAATAGAATTTCGCTACTTTATATAAGCCAAAGGCTAGGTCGTTATAAGGCCCAACCCATTCCGTCGCGTCGATAGCACCCGTTTGCAATGAGGTAAAGATTTCGCCGCCCGGCAATGTCACAGGCGTACCGCCTGCGCGCGCTAATACTTCACCACCTAGACCCGGAATGCGCATTTTCAAACCTTTAAGATCGTCAACGCTGTTAATTTCTTTATTAAACCACCCACCCATTTGTACACCGGTATTACCACCCGACATCGGCAGGATATTAAAAGGCGCGTAAACTTCTTCCCACAATTGCTGACCGCCACCGTATTGGATCCAACCGTTCATTTCTTGGGCGGTTAAACCAAAGGGAACAGAGGTGAAGAATTGCGCCGCTGCTGCTTTGCCTTTCCAGTAGTAAGCACCGCTATGACCCATCTCTGCCGTGCCTTGCGATACAGCATCAAATACCTGTAAAGCAGGCACCAATTCACCGGCACCGTATACATGGATTTTTAAACGGCCACCAGACAGCGCTTCGACTTCTTTGGCAAAGCGCTCAGGAGCCGTACCTAAACCTGGAAAGTTTTTCGGCCAAGACGTTACCAGCTTCCATTTATACGTTTGTTGTGGTGCTGCTTCACCGGCGGGTGTTTCACAATCCTTGTTACAGCCTGCTAGCATCAATGTCGTTGCCGCAGCGAGTAAAACAGTCATTAAACGTTTCACGTGCTTCTCCTGTTGTTATTGTTGGTTATTACATTACCCGCACTGAGTGCGATTTATAAAGCTTCCAGTTTAGCAAAACTCGCGACCAGCCATTTACTGCCGGTGTCGTCAAAATTCACTTGCACACGCAATCCCGGCCCCTGCCCTTCAAACTGCAATACCATGCCCTCACCAAACATCTCATGATAGACGCGCTGACCAAGACTAAATGGATATTGTGTCTGCACGAACGCAGGCTCACTCTGATAACTTGAGCCACCATAGTTATTGCGGTCTCGGGCCGTTAACGGACGACTTACGCTATTTTTTAAGCGCACTTCTTGAATCAAATCCGAAGGTATTTCACGAATAAAACGTGATGGCGTGCTGAAGTTCTCTTGGCCATATAAACGACGACTTTCAGCATGAGTAATAATCAGCTTTTCCATGGCGCGGGTTATACCGACGTAAGCAAGACGGCGCTCTTCTTCAAGGCCATCGGCTTCATCCATCGACATCTTATGCGGGAATAAACCTTCTTCCACACCGGCTAATACCACCTGCGGAAATTCCAAGCCTTTGGCTGAGTGCAGCGTCATCAATTGCACCGCATCATCGTACTCATCCGCTTGTGCATCACCGGCATCCAGTGCCGCGCTATCAAGAAACACAGCAATAGGGGATAGATCATCGGCTTGCGGATCTTCAGCCTCAGCAGCGGATGGCTCAAATTGTTTAGCCGCATTAATTAACTCTTCAAGGTTATCAATGCGCGCTTGGCCTTTTTCGCCTTTTTCTTTGCGATGATGCTCAATTAATCCGCTATTAGTAATAACTTGATCCATCAATTCATGCAGAGGCAAGTCATTCATCCCGACACTGAGTTCGTCGATAAGATCGAGGAAACTTTGCACCGCTGCCGACGCACGCTTAGGCAATAAACCATGTTTAATCGCACCGGCTGCAGCCTGCCATAACGAGCAGCCATGATCGCGGGCAAAGCTGCGCAAAATATCAACGCTCTTTTCGCCGATGGCACGCGCAGGTACGTTAATGACACGCTCCATTGCCGCATCATCATCGCGCGTTAACATTAAACGCAAATACGATAACGCGTTCTTAATTTCTAGGCGCTCATAGAAACGCTGGCCACCATAAATACGGTAAGGAATGCCCGCACGCAATAGCGCTTCCTCGAGTGTCCGCGACTGCGCATTAGAGCGATATAAAATCGCCATGTCAGTACGCGCACGACCGGCTTTAGCCCATTCGTCGACTAAATCAGCGATATAACGCGCTTCATCTTGTTCATTGAAGGCGCTGTAGAGAACTATTTTTTCGCCATCTTCATCATCGGTACGCAACTCTTTACCAAGACGACCTTGGTTATTCGCAATCACCGCATTGGCGGCCGCTAAGATATTCGCGGTAGAACGATAATTTTGCTCAAGCTTAATTAATTCCGCACCCGGAAAATCTTTTTGGAAATCACGAATATTACCGACATTAGCACCACGCCAACCGTAGATAGATTGATCATCATCACCAACGGCCATCACCGAGACTTTATTACCTGCTAATAAGCGTATCCATGCGTATTGGATATTGTTGGTATCTTGAAACTCGTCCACCAAAATATAGCGGAAACGCTGTTGATAGTGAGCTAATAGGTCAGGGTTATGCAGCCATAATTCGTGCGCACGCAATAATATTTCGCCGAAATCGACCAAGCCATTTTGTTGGCAATTTTCTTCGTAAATATAATAAAAGTCGTGCAACTGTCGCCCGAAGGGATCACCTGATGGCATAACATGTGCGGCGCGTCGACCTTCGTCTTTTTGGCCGTTGATATACCACTGAATTTGTTTCGGCGGATAACGTGTATCGTCAATGTTATGTGCTTTCATCAAGCGCTTAATCACACGCAGCTGATCATCGCTATCCAAAATTTGAAAATGCTGTGGCAGCTTGGCTTCTTGCCAATGCTGTTTTAGCAAGCGGTGCGCTAAGCCATGAAATGTGCCCACCCACAATCCATTTGAAGGAATGTTGAGTAAGTGCTCCAACCGGCCACGCATTTCTTTAGCGGCTTTATTGGTAAAGGTCACCGCCATCACGGCAAACGGTGACACGTTCTCAACCTGTAACAACCAAGCAATACGGTGCACCAGTACTCGAGTTTTACCCGAACCGGCACCAGCAAGCACCAATTGGTGCGGAGAACTGGCAGCCACAGCGTTGCGTTGGCCGTCGTTCAAAGAATCTAAAAGCAATGAAATATCCATGCGCGAAGTTTATCAGATTGGCGATTAAACCCAACGCATTACCTTAGGAGCAACCGAATAACGAAGCGGCCTACTGTCAGCACCGACTTATGCAGAGGCGAGCTTGGCTTAATACTCACGCAAGCCATTACATACTGTGTGGCGATTGGATTTTATCTAGAAGACTGCAAGCAAGGCTGCGTATAATCGAGATCATTGCCTATTGGCTGAGATATTTGCGTGAAAAACAAACCTATATTGGCTGAAATCGCCAATGCCGTGCCTACGTTACGAAAGTCTGAAGTAAAAGTCGCCGAATACGTATTGGCCGCTCCTCAGCACGTCATGCATATGCGCATTGTCGATTTAGCTCAAGAAGCACAAGTGAGTGAACCCACCATTGTGCGTTTCTGCCGCGCTATTGGTTGCAACGGCTTCCAAGAGTTTAAGGTGCGTATCGCCCAAGAAATCGCCATCACCAACAACATAGGTCAATTTGCCATCGTCGAAGACGATAGCATCGAAGATATTTGCAGCAAGATTGCCGACACGACTATTCAGCGGCTGCTACAAATTAAAACCCAGATGATCCCTATTCAAGTCGGCAAAGCAGCAAATGCCATCAGTACAGCACAACGCGTCGAGTTTTATGGCTTTGGCGCATCAGGGGCTGTTGCCATTGATGCTCAGCACAAATTCTTTCGTCTACAAGTTGCCACTGCCGCCTATAGCGATCCGCATATGCAGTCGATGTCGGCAGTGACATTAGGTGTCAATGACGTGGTGGTTGCGATATCACAAAGCGGACGCACGAGAGACTTGCTGCATTCAGTGCAATTAGCCCAACACCAAGGCGCTAAAGTTGTTAGCTTAGCACCTGCCAACACCGCACTAAGTTTGGCTGCTGATCTCCCTATTCATATCAATATTGAAGAAGATACCGACCAATTTACGCCAATGACCTCGCGCATCGCTCACCTGATGGTGATCGATATGCTTGCTGTTGCGGTAACCCAACGACGAGGCCCAGAATTCGCCGCCCACCTCAATGCGATTAAACGCAGCATCAAATCGTTACGTCTTGATAACTAAATAGACGCAATACGCCATATTTTAAATATGCCTTAAGATACATTTTGAAACAATTCAGTAATTCTAATTAGCTTGCCTTTAAACCCTATAAATATAGGGACTTTTCGACTAATCGAACACCCATCTAGTAACCCGTAAGGTTGGATTTCC containing:
- the trxA gene encoding thioredoxin TrxA, producing MSDNILTVTDDSFDADVLGSDLPVLVDFWAEWCGPCKMIAPVLEEIAEEYAGKLKIAKLNIDQNEATAPKFGIRSIPTLILFKNGAAEATKIGAMSKSELVAFIEQAI
- the rho gene encoding transcription termination factor Rho, which encodes MNLSDLKLKSVPELLDIAREMNLENVSRTRKQDIIFAVLKHHAKSGEDIYGDGVLEILQDGFGFLRSANSSYLAGPDDIYVSPSQIRRFNLRKGDKIAGKIRPPKEGERYFAMLKVAEINDDKPENAKNKVLFENLTPLFPNERFILETGNGSTEDLSSRVLDLVAPIGKGQRGLIVAPPKAGKTMLLQTIAQAITRNSPDVELIVLLIDERPEEVTEMKRSVRGEVVASTFDEPPARHVQVAEMVIEKAKRLVEHKRDVVILLDSVTRLARAYNTVIPSSGKVLTGGVDANALEKPKRFFGAARNIEEGGSLTIIATALVDTGSKMDEVIYEEFKGTGNQELHLDRKIAEKRIYPAINIRRSGTRREDMLFDEAALQRLWILRRLLSEMEDVQGIEFLLDKLRQTKTNDDFFDSMRGGK
- a CDS encoding TRAP transporter substrate-binding protein, whose translation is MKRLMTVLLAAATTLMLAGCNKDCETPAGEAAPQQTYKWKLVTSWPKNFPGLGTAPERFAKEVEALSGGRLKIHVYGAGELVPALQVFDAVSQGTAEMGHSGAYYWKGKAAAAQFFTSVPFGLTAQEMNGWIQYGGGQQLWEEVYAPFNILPMSGGNTGVQMGGWFNKEINSVDDLKGLKMRIPGLGGEVLARAGGTPVTLPGGEIFTSLQTGAIDATEWVGPYNDLAFGLYKVAKFYYYPGWHEPGSMMEFLINKDAYATLPADLQAIVRVAAKAVNDDMLAEYTTRNQSALVELIEKHHVDVRPFPADVLQTLKALSHEVVAEVAAGDPMSAKVYESFSSYRDKVKAYHAVSEQAYINAR
- the uvrD gene encoding DNA helicase II; protein product: MDISLLLDSLNDGQRNAVAASSPHQLVLAGAGSGKTRVLVHRIAWLLQVENVSPFAVMAVTFTNKAAKEMRGRLEHLLNIPSNGLWVGTFHGLAHRLLKQHWQEAKLPQHFQILDSDDQLRVIKRLMKAHNIDDTRYPPKQIQWYINGQKDEGRRAAHVMPSGDPFGRQLHDFYYIYEENCQQNGLVDFGEILLRAHELWLHNPDLLAHYQQRFRYILVDEFQDTNNIQYAWIRLLAGNKVSVMAVGDDDQSIYGWRGANVGNIRDFQKDFPGAELIKLEQNYRSTANILAAANAVIANNQGRLGKELRTDDEDGEKIVLYSAFNEQDEARYIADLVDEWAKAGRARTDMAILYRSNAQSRTLEEALLRAGIPYRIYGGQRFYERLEIKNALSYLRLMLTRDDDAAMERVINVPARAIGEKSVDILRSFARDHGCSLWQAAAGAIKHGLLPKRASAAVQSFLDLIDELSVGMNDLPLHELMDQVITNSGLIEHHRKEKGEKGQARIDNLEELINAAKQFEPSAAEAEDPQADDLSPIAVFLDSAALDAGDAQADEYDDAVQLMTLHSAKGLEFPQVVLAGVEEGLFPHKMSMDEADGLEEERRLAYVGITRAMEKLIITHAESRRLYGQENFSTPSRFIREIPSDLIQEVRLKNSVSRPLTARDRNNYGGSSYQSEPAFVQTQYPFSLGQRVYHEMFGEGMVLQFEGQGPGLRVQVNFDDTGSKWLVASFAKLEAL
- a CDS encoding SIS domain-containing protein; the encoded protein is MKNKPILAEIANAVPTLRKSEVKVAEYVLAAPQHVMHMRIVDLAQEAQVSEPTIVRFCRAIGCNGFQEFKVRIAQEIAITNNIGQFAIVEDDSIEDICSKIADTTIQRLLQIKTQMIPIQVGKAANAISTAQRVEFYGFGASGAVAIDAQHKFFRLQVATAAYSDPHMQSMSAVTLGVNDVVVAISQSGRTRDLLHSVQLAQHQGAKVVSLAPANTALSLAADLPIHINIEEDTDQFTPMTSRIAHLMVIDMLAVAVTQRRGPEFAAHLNAIKRSIKSLRLDN